A genomic region of Stenotrophomonas sp. NA06056 contains the following coding sequences:
- the cheY gene encoding chemotaxis response regulator CheY has product MNKNMRILIVDDFSTMRRIVKNLLGDLGFTNTAEAEDGHAALSLLQSQPFDFVVTDWNMPVMTGIELLKAIRADAKLKTLPVLMVTAEAKREQIIEAAQNGVNGYIIKPFTAQTLEEKLGKIFERLAASA; this is encoded by the coding sequence TTGAACAAGAACATGCGCATCCTGATCGTCGACGACTTCTCGACCATGCGTCGTATCGTCAAGAACCTGCTGGGCGATCTGGGCTTCACCAATACCGCCGAAGCCGAGGACGGGCATGCCGCGCTGTCGTTGCTGCAGAGCCAGCCGTTCGATTTCGTGGTCACCGACTGGAACATGCCGGTGATGACCGGCATCGAACTGCTCAAGGCGATCCGTGCCGATGCCAAGCTGAAGACCCTGCCGGTGCTGATGGTGACGGCCGAAGCCAAGCGCGAGCAGATCATCGAAGCGGCGCAGAACGGCGTTAACGGTTACATCATCAAGCCGTTCACCGCACAGACGCTGGAAGAGAAGCTCGGCAAGATCTTCGAACGCCTGGCGGCCAGCGCTTGA
- a CDS encoding P-loop NTPase — MPSREYAKLTTTFPLTATRSEPLGPVRTIAVTGGKGGVGKTNVSANLAVALAGMGKRTLLLDADLGLANIDVILGLNPTNTLADLVAGRCSLDDVIIEGPNGVLVVPAASGRRHMAELAPAEHVGLVNVFSELERELDIMVVDTAAGINDGVLTFCQAAQDTVVVVCDEPASITDAYALIKVLSRERGVDRIQVVANMVRDPNEGRVLYEKLTRVCEKFLADVSLNYLGCVPQDDWLRLSVQRQQPVVKAYPSSPSALAITEIARRTARWQAPTEPRGGVEFFLERIIKQRGVAA, encoded by the coding sequence ATGCCGTCGCGTGAGTACGCCAAGCTGACCACCACCTTCCCGCTGACGGCGACCCGCAGCGAGCCGCTCGGCCCTGTGCGCACGATTGCCGTGACCGGCGGCAAGGGCGGCGTCGGCAAGACCAACGTGTCGGCCAACCTGGCCGTGGCGCTTGCCGGCATGGGCAAACGCACCCTGTTGCTGGATGCCGACCTCGGCCTGGCCAACATCGACGTGATCCTCGGCCTGAACCCCACCAATACCCTGGCCGACCTGGTCGCTGGCCGCTGCAGCCTGGATGACGTGATCATCGAAGGCCCGAACGGCGTACTGGTGGTCCCGGCCGCGTCCGGTCGCCGGCACATGGCCGAGCTGGCCCCGGCCGAGCACGTGGGCCTGGTCAACGTGTTCTCCGAACTGGAACGCGAGCTGGACATCATGGTGGTGGACACCGCCGCCGGCATCAACGATGGCGTGCTGACCTTCTGCCAGGCCGCGCAGGACACCGTGGTCGTGGTCTGCGATGAACCGGCCTCGATCACCGACGCCTACGCCCTGATCAAGGTGCTGTCGCGCGAACGTGGCGTGGACCGCATCCAGGTGGTGGCCAACATGGTGCGCGACCCCAACGAAGGCCGCGTGCTGTACGAGAAGCTGACCCGCGTCTGCGAGAAATTCCTCGCCGATGTCTCGCTGAACTACCTCGGCTGCGTGCCGCAGGACGACTGGCTGCGCCTGTCGGTGCAGCGCCAGCAGCCCGTGGTGAAGGCCTATCCGTCCAGCCCGTCGGCACTGGCGATCACCGAGATCGCCCGCCGCACCGCCCGCTGGCAGGCACCCACCGAGCCGCGCGGTGGCGTCGAGTTCTTCCTCGAACGCATCATCAAGCAGCGTGGGGTGGCCGCATGA
- the flhB gene encoding flagellar biosynthesis protein FlhB, translating to MSENESAGEKTEQPTEKRLRDAREQGNLPRSRELGTAAVFGAGVIAVMAMSGSMASGASAWMRHALSPEQSLRQHPKALFGHFGDLLLQLMWVIAPLVLVCLLASFLAPVVMGGLRWSAKAMMPDINRMNPMSGLKRLYGPEAVAEFIKSLLRVAFVGVAAGMVVWTSFNTLRGLIHQPLETAIGDGLGFTLRLLLATAGAMLVLAAIDAPYQRWNWMRKLKMTREELRREMKESEGSPEVKGRIRQLQQQMANRRMMEAVPTADVVVVNPTHYAVALKYEGGAMNAPTVVALGVDETALRIREVADGNKVAIVSAPPLARALYREGQLGKEIPVRLYSAVAQVLSYVYQLRSWRTGPMPSTPHIQVDEFGNGGRP from the coding sequence ATGTCCGAGAACGAATCGGCCGGCGAAAAGACCGAACAACCGACAGAAAAACGCCTGCGCGACGCCCGCGAACAGGGCAACCTGCCGCGCTCGCGTGAACTGGGCACGGCCGCCGTGTTCGGCGCCGGGGTGATCGCGGTGATGGCCATGAGTGGCTCGATGGCCAGCGGGGCCAGCGCCTGGATGCGCCACGCACTCAGCCCCGAACAGAGCCTGCGCCAGCACCCGAAGGCCCTGTTCGGTCACTTCGGCGACCTGCTGCTGCAGCTGATGTGGGTGATCGCCCCGTTGGTGCTGGTCTGCCTGCTGGCCAGTTTCCTGGCGCCGGTAGTGATGGGCGGCCTGCGCTGGTCGGCCAAGGCGATGATGCCCGACATCAACCGCATGAACCCGATGAGCGGACTCAAGCGCCTGTACGGCCCGGAAGCCGTCGCCGAGTTCATCAAGTCGCTGCTGCGCGTGGCCTTCGTCGGCGTCGCCGCCGGCATGGTCGTCTGGACCAGCTTCAACACCCTGCGCGGGCTGATCCACCAGCCGCTGGAAACCGCCATCGGCGATGGCCTGGGTTTCACCCTGCGGCTGCTGCTGGCCACCGCCGGCGCGATGCTGGTGCTGGCCGCCATCGACGCCCCGTACCAGCGCTGGAACTGGATGCGCAAGCTGAAGATGACCCGTGAAGAGCTGCGCCGGGAGATGAAGGAGAGTGAAGGCAGCCCGGAAGTGAAGGGCCGCATCCGCCAGCTGCAGCAGCAGATGGCCAACCGCCGGATGATGGAAGCGGTACCCACCGCCGATGTGGTGGTGGTCAACCCGACCCACTATGCGGTGGCGCTGAAGTACGAAGGTGGGGCCATGAATGCGCCCACCGTGGTCGCCCTGGGCGTGGATGAAACCGCCCTGCGCATCCGTGAAGTGGCCGACGGCAACAAGGTCGCCATCGTCTCTGCCCCGCCTTTGGCACGCGCCTTGTATCGGGAAGGCCAACTCGGCAAGGAAATCCCCGTGAGACTGTATTCAGCCGTCGCCCAGGTCCTCTCTTACGTCTACCAGCTGCGCAGCTGGCGGACCGGCCCGATGCCGTCCACGCCACACATCCAGGTCGATGAATTCGGCAACGGGGGCCGCCCATGA
- a CDS encoding protein phosphatase CheZ, with the protein MDTTVDKSALALRLQEALDALESGDEAAWRQRIDGLVALRTQPMMSGLSRLARELGQALGELPTVPDEAGELDDACARLDHVVAMTEQATHRTLDLAEECRSLTEQLRADGLQPGQDVQLDRIRHNLTEIALTQSYQDLTGQIIRRVVGIVRRVHEGFGALGLPPEQHRTDPELAGPALKGLDRHAVSQNDADDLLSDLGL; encoded by the coding sequence ATGGACACCACGGTCGACAAGAGCGCCCTTGCCCTGCGCCTGCAGGAAGCCCTGGACGCACTGGAATCCGGTGACGAGGCTGCCTGGCGCCAGCGCATCGACGGCCTGGTCGCGCTGCGTACCCAGCCGATGATGAGCGGCCTTTCGCGGCTGGCCCGCGAACTGGGCCAGGCGCTGGGCGAACTGCCGACCGTGCCCGATGAAGCCGGCGAGCTGGACGATGCCTGCGCGCGCCTGGACCACGTGGTGGCGATGACCGAACAGGCCACCCACCGCACCCTGGACCTGGCAGAAGAGTGCCGCAGCCTGACCGAACAGCTGCGCGCCGATGGCCTGCAGCCGGGCCAGGACGTGCAGCTCGACCGCATCCGCCACAACCTCACCGAGATCGCCCTGACCCAGAGTTACCAGGACCTGACCGGACAGATCATCCGCCGCGTGGTCGGCATCGTGCGCCGCGTGCATGAGGGTTTCGGCGCGCTCGGCCTGCCGCCGGAACAGCATCGCACCGACCCGGAACTGGCCGGGCCGGCACTGAAGGGGCTGGACCGCCATGCGGTCTCGCAGAACGACGCCGACGACCTGTTGTCGGATCTGGGGCTGTAA
- a CDS encoding bifunctional diguanylate cyclase/phosphodiesterase: MLEGTYNPWLVATSLLVAVMASYTALAMAGRTVTAPGKGATWWWRLGGGFAMGLGIWSMHFIGMLAFDLPIPLGYDLPITLLSLALAIGSSVFALWLVSLRTLPHPRLAGGALLMGSGIASMHYVGMAAMRMRPGIDYQPVWLLLSLLVAVAASWTALYVAFRLRAQHTRIGDRLAAAGLLGLAIVGMHYTGMAAARFPDGSVCGAAVGDGLQNNWLAMLVVVLTVAILAVVLVVSWLDQRVEAQLLRLRNSLLSTSLTDAQQELTQAALHDPLTRLPNRLLLQRRIVQALAEAEQGGSRFAVMFMDLDGFKQVNDAYGHQAGDALLVAVAERTRQLLRPHDLLARLGGDEFVLVVRIEHDEDLPTLARRILQAVGSGPLLPDNELQVTASIGIAICPDHAASERQLMAFADAAMYQAKESGRNAFVLFADWMNDSAEQQFRLLADLRRAIGSEQLFLHYQPKIRVATQKVAGAEALIRWRHPEQGLIPPDRFIRLAERSGAINEIGRWALDQACQQLRHWHDAGHDSWTMSVNLSPVQFSSPHLLQDVREVIERYAIAPRNLVLEITESTVMRDTDTSLRLLQSFSALGVGISIDDFGTGYSSLLYLKRLPATEIKIDHAFVRDLEHSAEDVVIVSAIVALGHALDMDIVAEGVETAAQRAYLERLGCDYLQGFLLGRPVDAARFMQLHDLPRPRVEMASGPPRNPQ; this comes from the coding sequence ATGCTGGAAGGCACGTACAACCCGTGGCTGGTGGCCACCTCATTGCTGGTTGCAGTGATGGCGTCCTACACCGCGCTGGCGATGGCCGGGCGCACCGTCACCGCGCCCGGCAAGGGCGCGACCTGGTGGTGGCGACTGGGCGGCGGATTTGCGATGGGGCTGGGCATCTGGTCGATGCACTTCATCGGCATGCTCGCCTTCGACCTGCCCATTCCGTTGGGCTACGACCTGCCCATCACCCTGCTGTCGCTGGCACTGGCGATCGGCTCATCGGTGTTCGCGCTGTGGCTGGTATCGCTGCGCACCCTGCCCCATCCACGCTTGGCCGGCGGGGCACTGCTGATGGGCAGCGGCATCGCCAGCATGCATTACGTGGGCATGGCCGCGATGCGCATGCGACCGGGCATCGACTACCAGCCGGTGTGGCTGCTGCTGTCGCTGCTGGTTGCGGTGGCCGCGTCGTGGACCGCGCTGTACGTGGCCTTCCGCCTGCGCGCGCAGCACACCCGCATCGGCGACCGCCTGGCCGCCGCCGGCCTGCTCGGCCTGGCCATCGTCGGCATGCACTACACCGGCATGGCCGCCGCACGCTTTCCCGATGGCAGCGTCTGCGGTGCGGCAGTGGGCGATGGCCTGCAGAACAACTGGCTGGCGATGCTGGTGGTGGTGCTGACCGTGGCGATCCTGGCGGTGGTGCTGGTGGTGTCCTGGCTGGACCAGCGGGTGGAGGCGCAGCTGCTGCGCCTGCGCAATTCGCTGCTCAGCACGTCGCTGACCGACGCCCAGCAGGAACTGACCCAGGCCGCGCTGCACGACCCGCTCACCCGCCTGCCGAACCGGCTGCTGCTGCAGCGGCGCATCGTGCAGGCACTGGCCGAGGCCGAACAGGGCGGCAGCCGCTTCGCGGTGATGTTCATGGACCTGGATGGCTTCAAGCAGGTCAACGATGCCTATGGCCACCAGGCCGGTGACGCGCTGCTGGTGGCGGTGGCCGAACGCACCCGCCAGCTGCTGCGACCGCACGATCTGCTGGCACGGCTGGGCGGCGACGAATTCGTGCTGGTGGTGCGCATCGAGCACGATGAAGACCTGCCGACCCTGGCCCGGCGCATCCTGCAGGCGGTGGGCAGCGGCCCGCTGCTGCCGGACAACGAGCTGCAGGTGACCGCCAGCATCGGCATCGCGATCTGTCCCGACCATGCGGCCAGCGAACGCCAGCTGATGGCCTTCGCCGATGCCGCGATGTACCAGGCCAAGGAGTCCGGCCGCAACGCTTTCGTGCTGTTTGCCGACTGGATGAACGACAGCGCCGAGCAGCAGTTCCGCCTTCTGGCCGACCTGCGTCGGGCGATCGGCAGCGAGCAGCTGTTCCTGCATTACCAGCCGAAGATCCGTGTGGCCACCCAGAAAGTGGCCGGCGCCGAGGCGCTGATCCGCTGGCGCCACCCGGAACAGGGCCTGATTCCGCCCGACCGCTTCATCCGCCTGGCCGAGCGCAGTGGTGCGATCAACGAAATCGGCCGCTGGGCGCTTGACCAGGCCTGCCAGCAGCTGCGCCACTGGCACGATGCTGGCCATGACAGCTGGACGATGTCGGTGAACCTGTCGCCGGTGCAGTTCAGTTCGCCGCACCTGTTGCAGGACGTCCGCGAGGTGATCGAGCGCTACGCGATCGCCCCGCGCAATCTGGTACTGGAGATCACCGAAAGCACGGTGATGCGCGATACCGACACCAGCCTGCGCCTGCTGCAGAGCTTCTCCGCGCTGGGCGTGGGCATCTCGATCGATGATTTCGGTACCGGTTACTCCAGCCTGCTGTACCTCAAGCGCCTGCCCGCCACCGAGATCAAGATCGACCATGCGTTCGTGCGCGACCTGGAACACAGCGCCGAAGACGTGGTGATCGTGTCGGCCATCGTTGCGCTGGGCCATGCGTTGGACATGGACATCGTGGCCGAGGGCGTGGAGACCGCGGCGCAGCGCGCCTATCTGGAACGCCTGGGCTGCGACTACCTGCAGGGCTTCCTGTTGGGCCGGCCAGTGGACGCGGCCCGTTTCATGCAGCTGCACGACCTGCCGCGGCCACGGGTGGAAATGGCCAGCGGGCCGCCCCGCAACCCCCAGTAG
- the flhA gene encoding flagellar biosynthesis protein FlhA: MSAQASSFNTRRALEMIRQGLGAPLIVLALLAMVVVPLAAPVLDALFTFNIAISLMVLLAVVYVKRPLDFTIFPIVLLITTMLRLALNVASTRVILLNGQNGHDAAGKVIAAFGEFVIGGNYAVGIVVFAILTIINFVVITKGAGRVSEVTARFILDAMPGKQMAIDADLNAGLLTREEAKLRREEVREEADFYGAMDGASKFIRGDAIAGILILFINMLGGLAVGVLQHGMPFGDAAATYTLLSIGDGLVAQLPALLVSSAVAMLVTRASRSQDMAQAMTGQVFGQYRALAITAGILGVVGLVPGMPNVAFLTLAAILGFIAWKVYRKGLVPAQADTAAGETNALNALGRPAAPAPTAELSWDELRPVDPLGLEVGYRLISLVDSNQGGELMPRIKGVRRKLTQDVGFLIPSVHIRDNLELPANGYRVLVHGVPVATAEIHPDRELALDPGSALGPLEGIAGKDPAFGLDATWIQPHQRAQAETLGYTVVDPATVVATHLSHLIREHAPELLGHEEVQHLLANLAKSAPKLVEDLTPKALPLSAVVRVLQNLLVERIPIRQLRKIAEALVEHAPHSQDPATLTAAVRTALGRFIVQEIAGMSAELPVFTLNPQLERVLQESTQGNGAALEPGLAERLHQSLAECVSKQEARNEPAVVLVPGPVRAALARLVRHSVPSLSVLAYSEVPEDKRLKLVGTIS, translated from the coding sequence ATGAGCGCCCAGGCATCCAGCTTCAATACCCGCCGCGCGCTTGAAATGATCCGCCAGGGTCTTGGCGCGCCGCTGATCGTGCTGGCCCTGCTGGCCATGGTCGTGGTGCCGCTGGCCGCGCCGGTGCTCGATGCGCTTTTCACCTTCAACATCGCCATCTCGCTGATGGTGCTGCTGGCGGTGGTCTACGTGAAGCGCCCGCTGGACTTCACCATCTTCCCGATCGTGCTGCTGATCACCACCATGCTGCGGCTGGCGCTGAACGTGGCCTCCACCCGCGTCATCCTGCTGAACGGCCAGAACGGCCACGACGCGGCCGGCAAGGTGATCGCCGCGTTCGGTGAATTCGTGATCGGCGGCAACTATGCCGTCGGCATCGTGGTGTTCGCGATCCTGACCATCATCAACTTCGTGGTCATCACCAAGGGCGCCGGCCGCGTCTCGGAAGTGACCGCGCGCTTCATCCTGGACGCCATGCCCGGCAAGCAGATGGCGATCGACGCCGATCTCAACGCCGGTTTGCTGACGCGCGAGGAAGCCAAGCTGCGCCGCGAAGAGGTCCGCGAGGAAGCCGACTTCTACGGCGCGATGGACGGCGCCAGCAAGTTCATCCGTGGCGATGCGATCGCCGGCATCCTGATCCTGTTCATCAACATGCTCGGCGGCCTGGCCGTCGGCGTGCTGCAGCATGGCATGCCGTTCGGCGATGCAGCGGCCACCTACACCCTGCTGTCGATCGGTGACGGCCTGGTGGCGCAGCTGCCGGCGCTGCTGGTGTCCAGCGCGGTGGCGATGCTGGTTACCCGTGCTTCGCGTTCGCAGGACATGGCGCAGGCGATGACCGGCCAGGTGTTCGGCCAGTACCGTGCACTGGCGATCACCGCCGGCATCCTCGGCGTGGTCGGCCTGGTGCCGGGCATGCCCAACGTCGCTTTCCTGACGCTGGCGGCGATCCTCGGCTTCATCGCCTGGAAGGTCTACCGCAAGGGCCTGGTGCCAGCGCAGGCCGACACGGCGGCGGGCGAAACCAACGCACTGAACGCGCTGGGCCGCCCCGCTGCTCCCGCACCCACTGCTGAATTGAGCTGGGACGAGCTGCGCCCGGTCGATCCGCTGGGCCTGGAAGTGGGCTATCGATTGATTTCGCTGGTCGACAGCAACCAGGGCGGCGAGCTGATGCCGCGCATCAAGGGCGTGCGCCGCAAGCTGACCCAGGACGTCGGCTTCCTGATTCCGTCGGTCCACATCCGCGACAACCTCGAACTGCCGGCCAACGGCTACCGGGTACTGGTGCATGGCGTGCCGGTGGCCACCGCCGAGATCCATCCCGACCGCGAACTGGCGCTGGACCCTGGAAGTGCGCTCGGTCCGCTGGAAGGCATTGCCGGCAAGGACCCCGCCTTCGGCCTGGATGCAACCTGGATCCAGCCGCACCAGCGCGCCCAGGCCGAAACCCTGGGCTACACCGTGGTCGACCCGGCGACGGTGGTGGCCACCCACCTTTCGCACCTGATCCGCGAGCACGCACCGGAACTGCTCGGCCACGAGGAAGTGCAGCACCTGCTGGCCAACCTGGCCAAGAGTGCGCCCAAGCTCGTCGAAGATCTGACGCCGAAGGCGCTGCCGCTGTCGGCGGTGGTGCGCGTGCTGCAGAACCTGCTGGTCGAGCGCATTCCGATCCGCCAGCTGCGCAAGATCGCCGAAGCACTGGTCGAGCACGCCCCGCACAGCCAGGACCCGGCCACGCTGACCGCTGCAGTGCGCACCGCGCTGGGCCGTTTCATCGTGCAGGAGATCGCCGGAATGTCGGCGGAGCTGCCGGTGTTCACCCTCAACCCGCAATTGGAACGTGTCTTGCAGGAGTCCACGCAGGGCAACGGCGCCGCGCTGGAACCCGGACTCGCTGAGCGACTGCACCAGAGCCTGGCCGAATGTGTCAGCAAGCAGGAAGCCCGCAACGAGCCCGCGGTCGTGCTGGTACCAGGCCCGGTGCGCGCCGCGCTGGCCCGCCTGGTCCGCCACAGCGTTCCGTCGCTGTCGGTCCTGGCGTACAGCGAGGTGCCGGAGGACAAGCGCCTGAAGCTGGTTGGAACGATCAGCTGA
- the flhF gene encoding flagellar biosynthesis protein FlhF produces the protein MKIKRFVAADMRSAMNLVRKEHGPDAVILSNRRIEEGIEIVAAANYDESAVQRALEASRRDVAPPPAPKPRTAADAVIAAVTRRRSSTPAPEPVAATTSAVAALARAAVGATGRTLDSADEIVPTRGSTGFAATLARAAVNESTLPEQIFAPFADAIVAPSPAAAAPVNRARFQIDPPLEDSAQMSAVSPPPLPVALQAAVTPEDEAPHAPVAVQPTELVPAPLPTLAPAPALTLVADDAEIRHLRQEVAGMRQVIEREMNRFTDERLRGCPVRATALDLMDEYGFDAGIARDVAMQIPLETEAHRGRGLMLGLISRKLPIAPVDPMEEGGVIALVGPTGAGKTTTIAKLASRFAEAHAARDVALVTTDTMRIGAREQLYGYGRQLGIAVHEANSGTDLDQLLERLKDYKLVLIDTAGLGPRDRALAAQLQWLRAARQVRTLLVLPANTSFGDMDEVVRRFGAANLQGLVLSKLDETGRFGNALSVAVDHKLPITWVTDGQDVPDDLHRASAANLVLRLEDLRRAADMPCNPELNHAVA, from the coding sequence ATGAAAATCAAACGATTCGTCGCCGCCGACATGCGCTCGGCCATGAACCTGGTGCGCAAGGAACATGGTCCTGACGCCGTGATCCTGTCCAACCGCCGGATCGAGGAAGGCATCGAGATCGTGGCTGCCGCCAACTACGATGAGAGCGCCGTGCAGCGCGCCCTGGAAGCCTCGCGTCGCGACGTGGCACCGCCGCCCGCGCCGAAGCCGCGCACCGCCGCCGATGCGGTGATCGCCGCCGTCACCCGCCGTCGCAGCAGCACCCCGGCACCGGAGCCGGTGGCAGCCACCACGTCGGCCGTCGCCGCCCTCGCCCGCGCCGCTGTCGGCGCGACCGGCCGCACCCTGGACAGCGCCGACGAGATCGTGCCGACCCGCGGCAGCACTGGCTTCGCTGCTACGCTGGCGCGTGCCGCCGTCAATGAATCGACGCTGCCGGAACAGATCTTCGCCCCGTTCGCCGACGCCATCGTGGCGCCCTCGCCGGCTGCGGCCGCGCCGGTGAACCGCGCCCGCTTCCAGATCGATCCGCCGCTGGAAGACAGCGCGCAAATGTCGGCAGTGTCGCCGCCGCCGTTGCCGGTCGCCCTCCAGGCCGCCGTCACGCCCGAAGACGAAGCCCCCCATGCGCCGGTTGCCGTGCAGCCGACAGAGCTTGTGCCCGCACCGCTGCCGACCCTGGCGCCGGCACCGGCGCTGACCCTGGTCGCCGACGACGCCGAAATCCGCCACCTGCGCCAGGAAGTGGCCGGTATGCGCCAGGTGATCGAGCGCGAGATGAACCGCTTCACCGACGAGCGCCTGCGCGGCTGCCCGGTGCGCGCCACTGCGCTGGACCTGATGGACGAGTACGGCTTCGACGCTGGCATCGCCCGCGACGTGGCCATGCAGATTCCGTTGGAGACCGAAGCCCATCGTGGCCGCGGCCTGATGCTGGGGTTGATCTCGCGCAAGCTGCCGATCGCCCCGGTCGATCCGATGGAAGAAGGCGGTGTGATCGCCCTGGTCGGCCCGACCGGCGCCGGCAAGACCACCACCATCGCCAAGCTGGCCTCGCGCTTCGCTGAAGCCCATGCGGCCCGCGATGTCGCCCTGGTCACCACCGATACGATGCGCATCGGCGCCCGTGAACAGCTGTACGGCTACGGCCGCCAGCTCGGCATCGCGGTGCACGAGGCCAACAGCGGCACCGACCTGGACCAGCTGCTGGAGCGATTGAAGGACTACAAGCTGGTGCTGATCGACACCGCCGGCCTGGGCCCGCGCGACCGTGCGCTGGCCGCCCAGCTGCAGTGGCTGCGCGCCGCCCGCCAGGTGCGCACCCTGCTGGTGCTGCCGGCCAACACCAGCTTCGGTGACATGGACGAGGTGGTCCGCCGCTTCGGCGCAGCCAACCTGCAGGGCCTGGTACTGAGCAAGCTGGACGAGACCGGCCGCTTCGGCAACGCCCTGTCGGTGGCGGTGGACCACAAGCTGCCGATCACCTGGGTGACCGATGGCCAGGACGTCCCGGACGACCTGCACCGGGCCAGTGCAGCCAATCTTGTACTTCGCCTTGAAGATTTGCGCCGCGCGGCCGATATGCCCTGCAACCCGGAGTTGAACCATGCCGTCGCGTGA
- a CDS encoding RNA polymerase sigma factor FliA, with protein sequence MKGAAQYREVQRTAANEVIAQHSDLVRRIAHHLAARLPASVEVDDLIQAGMMGLIEASRSYDADQGASFETYASIRIRGSMIDEIRRGDWVPRSVHRRARDAAATIRRLEQSTGRAASATEVAAAMEMPLPEYLRLMEDASRGQVLSLESRIEDQGELDTVAQGGPTPQQVLERGEFGRELGNAIGHLPEREQLVLSLYYEQELNLKEIGAVLGVSESRVCQIHGQAVLRLRGRLKIFEAADAGLES encoded by the coding sequence ATGAAAGGCGCCGCCCAGTACAGAGAGGTCCAGCGCACGGCGGCCAATGAGGTCATCGCCCAGCACTCGGACCTGGTGCGGCGCATCGCCCACCATCTGGCCGCACGTCTGCCGGCCAGCGTTGAAGTGGACGACCTGATCCAGGCCGGCATGATGGGCCTGATCGAAGCGTCGCGCAGCTACGACGCCGATCAGGGCGCTTCGTTCGAGACCTACGCCTCGATCCGCATCCGCGGCTCGATGATCGATGAGATCCGTCGTGGCGACTGGGTACCGCGTTCGGTGCACCGCCGTGCCCGCGACGCTGCTGCCACCATCCGCCGCCTGGAGCAGAGCACCGGTCGCGCCGCCAGCGCCACCGAAGTGGCTGCCGCGATGGAGATGCCGCTGCCCGAGTACCTGCGCCTGATGGAAGATGCCTCGCGCGGCCAGGTGCTGAGCCTGGAATCACGCATTGAAGACCAGGGCGAGCTCGACACCGTCGCCCAGGGCGGCCCGACCCCGCAGCAGGTGCTGGAACGCGGCGAGTTCGGTCGTGAGCTGGGCAACGCCATCGGCCACCTGCCCGAGCGCGAACAGCTGGTGCTGTCGCTCTACTACGAGCAGGAACTGAATTTGAAAGAGATCGGCGCAGTGCTCGGCGTGAGCGAGTCGCGGGTCTGCCAGATCCACGGCCAGGCGGTCCTGCGCCTGCGTGGCCGACTGAAGATTTTCGAGGCGGCCGACGCCGGCCTCGAGAGCTGA